From the Helicobacter mustelae genome, the window CCTTGGTACATTTATTGGTCTGCTTGCTATTGGCGAAATCAATCCCTGGGCAGTGTTTATTATTTTGAGTCGTGAGTTTTTTATCACAGGATTGCGTGTGGTGGTTGCTAGCAATCAGCATAGCGTACGTGCAGGGATCTTGGGAAAATGCAAGACGGTTCTGCAAATGGGGGCTGTTTGCCTTTTGTTGCTGGGCTGGTATGGGGGGGATGTGGTATTGTGGGTGGCTACCTTTGTCACCCTCTATTCTGGTTTGGACTATGCCCTGCGTTATTACAAAAGTATGAAATAATGTTTATACTCTTTGCCTGTCTTATTCTCGCATTTTTAATTTTTTTTCATGAATTGGGGCATTTTTTGGCAGCCAAGCTTTTTGGCATTCATGTAGAGGTTTTTAGTATTGGTTTTGGTAAAAAGTTGCTTACAAAGACTCACAGGGGCACAGAATACGCACTTTCTTTGATTCCATTGGGTGGATATGTGAAGCTCAAAGGTCAAAATGATCTTGATGCTCTGCATTCACAAGGGGGAAAAGATAGCTATAGTGACAAAAACCCATTAGTTCGCATTGCCGTACTCTTTGCAGGTCCTTTTTTTAATCTCATTCTTGCTTTTTTAATCTATGTTGTTGTGGCGATGATGGGCATCCAGGTGATCCCCCCAGTTGTTGGCAAAGTATTGAAGGATAGTCCTGCTTATGAGGCTGGGATCCTACCAGGAGATCGGATTTTGAGCATCAATAATCAAGGTGTGAATCGCTGGAATCAGGTCTATGAACTCATCAGTCAGGAGCAAAAAATTCAGCTTAGGATTTTGCGCAATAACATGGAATATGAATTTTTTCTCCAAACAAAGCCTATAGAAGATCCTGCTAATTCCCAAAAAAAGCATTATCGCATCGGAATTGTCGCGAAAAATGAGATAGAGACCCTATATCTTCCCTTTGATGGGGCACTGGAATATGGGTGTACTAAGGTTTGGGAATCTTCCTTTCTCATTCTATCTGGCCTCCAGAAGCTGTTGCAGGGTGCCATCCCCATGACCGAGATTAGTGGGCCGGTGATGATTGTAGATAGCATTGCGCAGTTTGCCCAAAAGGATTTTGTGGTGATGCTGCTTTGGGTGGCTCTCATTTCTGTGAATCTTGGGATTTTGAATCTCTTGCCAATCCCAGCGCTAGATGGTGGGCAGATTTTATTCAATCTCTATGAGTTGCTTACCAGAAAGCCACTGCATGAACAAGGTGTCAAATATTTGACTCTACTTGGCTGGCTGATTTTGCTTGGTCTTATGAGCCTAGGGCTTTATAATGATATAGCTAGGATTTTTACTCAAGGCGCGCTGCATGGCTAATCCTTTGAGTGTATCTGCGCTCAATGCGCAGATACAGGCCTTATTAGAGACGACTTTTTTGCAGGTATGCGTGGAGGGGGAGATTAGCAACCTCACCAAGCACAACAGCGGGCATTTTTATTTTTCTATCAAGGATCAGGATTCTGTTATTTCCTGTGTGCTGTTTCGTGGTAACGCCCAAAAACTTCGCTTTGTGTTAGAAAATGCACAAAAAGTTATCGTGCAGGGCAGCATCAGCGTATATGTCCCTCGTGGGAATTATCAGATCCTCTGCACCAATATCACCCCTTTTGGCCAGGGTGCGCTGCATCTAGCTTATGAGCAACTTAGAAAAAAATATGAAAAACTGGGTTATTTTGATGCCGCGCTCAAGAAGAAGATGCCAAAATTCCCTAAAAAAATCGCACTCATCACTTCCAACACAGGCGCGGCCTTGCAGGATATGCTAAGTGTGGCCAAGAAGCGTTGGAATCTTGTGAAGTTAGTGAATTTTGATACTCTGGTGCAAGGAGATGAGGCAAAATTCCAGATTGCAGATCGCATTGCCTATGTGGATGGTTTTTTTGGCAGCTCCGATGCCTTTGATGTGATGATCATTGGGAGAGGTGGGGGCAGCATGGAGGATCTCTGGGCATTTAATGAAGAGATTGTGATGCAGGCGATTTTTGAGGCTAGGACCCCGATTGTCTCGGCAGTAGGACATGAGATTGATGTGGTGTTGAGTGATTTTGTCGCAGATCTGCGTGCCCCCACTCCTTCTGCTGCCATGGAGATGATTCTGCCAGAAAAACATCATTGGCTCTTGGTTTTGGATGAGATGGGAGAGGAAATCTCTTTGAAAATGCAAAAATATCTAGCACAGATGCAGGATCGACTGTCAGATTATGAATATTTTTTGCAGCAGTGTAATGTGGGGGGTAGGATTCATCTTGCTGAGGAAATCTTGCAAAATCTCTTGGTATCACTGAAGCAAGCAGCAAGGATTTTTTTTGATTGTAGGGCAAATCTCCTTGCCACAGAAGGACAGATGGCAATGGCGATGGAAAAATTTTTGCAAGATAAAAAACTCGAGCTTTTGAAATGGGAGAGATTGCTGCGGTGTGAGAGAGAAAAAGATAGAGCCATCCAGATTTCTCATGATGGCAGAAAGGTGGATTTGCAAAATCTTGTAATAGGAGATTTGATAGAAATCTTTGATGATCAGGGATTTGTATCCGCGCAGATCACACAGGATTTCACCAAGCTCTAGTGGTGGTTTTGGAGGTTTTATAGAGCGTTTGCTGGGAGTTGTTGATATTGTATTGAATGGCAAAGCCATATTGGATGTTCATGACCCCAGAGCTAGAGATTGATACGCTGCGGTAAGCATCACGTGGGATGTTAAGACTAGCAATCCCGGAACTAGAGCGAGGGGCTAGAGTCTTGTTGATAGGCATTTCTGTGATGAGTTCTCCATTGATATAGAGTGCGACATTAGTGATGGTGATGAAGGAATTTGTGAGATTGGTGGCACTCACTCCTGCTGCGCCACTGCTCAAGGTAAAGGCACTGCTAGCAATGGCAAGATGGGAATTGTCCACGCGCAATGCAGGAATCAAGATGCGAGATAGGATGTACCTTGCTGGGGTATCTCCAGAGTTGTTTGGGATGTTCATATCTGCCCCGGCCTTGATGAGCAGGCGTAGAATATCGATATTATTTTTCATTGCTGCGTATTGCAAAGGAGTATTGCCTCGAATGCTATCTTTGACATTCACCCTTGCTCCAGCCTTGAGGAGTGCTTCT encodes:
- the pgsA gene encoding CDP-diacylglycerol--glycerol-3-phosphate 3-phosphatidyltransferase; translated protein: MKNLPNVLTTSRIVISILIIFVLLHGTTLGFHSPKAVAFWFFLIASITDFFDGYLARRYDLVSVFGEVFDPLADKMLILGTFIGLLAIGEINPWAVFIILSREFFITGLRVVVASNQHSVRAGILGKCKTVLQMGAVCLLLLGWYGGDVVLWVATFVTLYSGLDYALRYYKSMK
- the rseP gene encoding RIP metalloprotease RseP; its protein translation is MFILFACLILAFLIFFHELGHFLAAKLFGIHVEVFSIGFGKKLLTKTHRGTEYALSLIPLGGYVKLKGQNDLDALHSQGGKDSYSDKNPLVRIAVLFAGPFFNLILAFLIYVVVAMMGIQVIPPVVGKVLKDSPAYEAGILPGDRILSINNQGVNRWNQVYELISQEQKIQLRILRNNMEYEFFLQTKPIEDPANSQKKHYRIGIVAKNEIETLYLPFDGALEYGCTKVWESSFLILSGLQKLLQGAIPMTEISGPVMIVDSIAQFAQKDFVVMLLWVALISVNLGILNLLPIPALDGGQILFNLYELLTRKPLHEQGVKYLTLLGWLILLGLMSLGLYNDIARIFTQGALHG
- the xseA gene encoding exodeoxyribonuclease VII large subunit; its protein translation is MANPLSVSALNAQIQALLETTFLQVCVEGEISNLTKHNSGHFYFSIKDQDSVISCVLFRGNAQKLRFVLENAQKVIVQGSISVYVPRGNYQILCTNITPFGQGALHLAYEQLRKKYEKLGYFDAALKKKMPKFPKKIALITSNTGAALQDMLSVAKKRWNLVKLVNFDTLVQGDEAKFQIADRIAYVDGFFGSSDAFDVMIIGRGGGSMEDLWAFNEEIVMQAIFEARTPIVSAVGHEIDVVLSDFVADLRAPTPSAAMEMILPEKHHWLLVLDEMGEEISLKMQKYLAQMQDRLSDYEYFLQQCNVGGRIHLAEEILQNLLVSLKQAARIFFDCRANLLATEGQMAMAMEKFLQDKKLELLKWERLLRCEREKDRAIQISHDGRKVDLQNLVIGDLIEIFDDQGFVSAQITQDFTKL
- a CDS encoding ankyrin repeat domain-containing protein, with the protein product MKRFFLLILFSSLLLANQYDYLLFSNNFQDVKRGLQLGANVNARLRGSTPLYDAARKNNAQAVYLLINYHANVNAICHGETALHKVVQFNNIRLTEALLKAGARVNVKDSIRGNTPLQYAAMKNNIDILRLLIKAGADMNIPNNSGDTPARYILSRILIPALRVDNSHLAIASSAFTLSSGAAGVSATNLTNSFITITNVALYINGELITEMPINKTLAPRSSSGIASLNIPRDAYRSVSISSSGVMNIQYGFAIQYNINNSQQTLYKTSKTTTRAW